Proteins co-encoded in one Polynucleobacter sp. MWH-UH19D genomic window:
- the tatC gene encoding twin-arginine translocase subunit TatC codes for MTENHSSEDSGIQESFLSHLFELRDRVVKSALAIISVFVCLVYWAPDIFHLFAQPLLQALPAGGKMIVTDVTGSFFVPMKVTMLVAFLIALPVVMYQLWAFIAPGLYMHERKLILPLVVSSYTLFIIGMAFAYFLVFPTVFKFMASYNAPLGAEMSTDIDNYLSFAMTTFLAFGITFEVPVVVVVLVRMGMVSLEKLKEIRPYVIVGAFVISAIVTPPDVLSQLLLAVPMTLLYELGLLIARLYVPKSTEDVEVSG; via the coding sequence ATGACAGAAAACCATTCTTCTGAAGATTCAGGAATCCAGGAATCTTTCTTATCGCATTTGTTTGAACTGCGCGACCGCGTAGTGAAATCCGCCTTAGCGATTATTTCGGTTTTTGTTTGTCTCGTGTATTGGGCGCCTGATATTTTTCATCTGTTTGCACAACCCTTATTGCAAGCCTTGCCAGCAGGCGGGAAGATGATTGTTACGGATGTGACGGGATCATTTTTTGTGCCCATGAAGGTGACAATGTTGGTTGCATTTCTGATTGCTTTGCCGGTAGTGATGTATCAGCTTTGGGCATTTATTGCACCTGGCCTCTACATGCATGAAAGAAAGTTGATACTTCCATTGGTGGTCAGTAGCTATACCCTTTTTATTATTGGCATGGCGTTCGCTTATTTCCTGGTCTTCCCGACAGTCTTTAAATTCATGGCCAGTTATAACGCACCTCTTGGTGCGGAGATGTCTACTGATATCGATAACTACCTAAGCTTTGCAATGACTACCTTCTTGGCTTTTGGCATTACTTTTGAGGTGCCGGTAGTTGTAGTGGTTCTAGTACGCATGGGCATGGTTTCTTTGGAAAAGTTAAAAGAAATACGCCCATATGTGATTGTTGGCGCATTTGTTATTTCGGCAATTGTGACACCGCCAGACGTGTTATCTCAATTGTTGCTGGCAGTGCCTATGACATTACTTTATGAGTTAGGTTTATTAATTGCCAGGCTCTATGTACCTAAATCAACTGAGGATGTAGAAGTAAGCGGTTAG
- the tatA gene encoding Sec-independent protein translocase subunit TatA — protein MGSFSIWHWLIVLVIVMLVFGTKKLRNIGQDLGGAVKGFKDGMKSGEETKEQIAQSSGTADKTVDVQAKDVNK, from the coding sequence ATGGGTTCATTTAGCATTTGGCATTGGTTAATTGTTTTGGTCATTGTGATGCTGGTTTTTGGTACTAAAAAATTACGCAACATTGGCCAAGACTTGGGTGGTGCCGTTAAAGGCTTTAAAGACGGCATGAAGTCTGGCGAAGAGACCAAAGAGCAAATTGCGCAAAGCTCTGGCACTGCAGATAAAACTGTTGATGTGCAAGCTAAAGACGTAAATAAATAA
- a CDS encoding phosphoribosyl-ATP diphosphatase, whose translation MSSTANKLSNLDSALAHLADVVDQRRDAFLAGKADPKTSYTALLFSKGDDGILKKIGEEATETVMAAKDVRSSNLSSEQKKLFVGEMADLWFHCLIALSQFELRPEDVIDELDRRLGTSGIEEKAARKAANKE comes from the coding sequence ATGAGCAGTACTGCAAATAAACTTTCTAATTTAGATTCTGCATTGGCGCATTTGGCTGACGTGGTTGATCAACGTCGAGATGCTTTCCTGGCTGGCAAAGCTGATCCAAAAACGTCCTATACCGCTTTATTGTTTTCCAAAGGCGATGATGGCATCTTGAAAAAGATTGGCGAGGAAGCCACGGAAACCGTGATGGCTGCTAAAGATGTTCGCAGTTCTAATTTATCTTCAGAGCAGAAAAAACTCTTCGTTGGTGAAATGGCTGACTTATGGTTTCACTGCTTGATTGCACTCTCTCAATTTGAGTTACGCCCCGAAGATGTAATCGATGAGCTTGATCGTCGTTTGGGAACTTCAGGAATTGAAGAGAAGGCTGCCAGAAAAGCGGCTAATAAAGAGTAA
- the tatB gene encoding Sec-independent protein translocase protein TatB, whose translation MIDLGVSKLALIAVVALVVVGPERLPKVARMAGNLFGRAQRYMADVKSEVNRQMEMEEFKKFREESTSALKEVENSIHSVANEANANLTDQADIFETSFEKPPLDEKEVLRKSKRQGRNSWGVRRAARPVWFKRSSGIRTRVQSGAARMKRFHHSAGK comes from the coding sequence ATGATTGATTTAGGGGTTTCAAAACTTGCGTTGATAGCAGTAGTTGCTCTGGTGGTGGTTGGTCCAGAGCGCTTGCCTAAAGTCGCCCGAATGGCTGGTAATCTTTTTGGGCGCGCTCAGCGCTATATGGCAGACGTTAAGTCAGAAGTGAATCGACAAATGGAGATGGAGGAATTTAAAAAATTCCGCGAAGAGAGTACCTCCGCTCTAAAAGAAGTTGAAAACAGTATTCACTCAGTTGCAAACGAAGCTAATGCTAATTTAACTGATCAAGCAGACATTTTTGAGACGAGCTTTGAAAAGCCCCCCTTAGATGAAAAAGAGGTACTTCGTAAATCTAAGCGACAAGGCCGCAATAGCTGGGGCGTAAGGCGAGCTGCTAGACCGGTTTGGTTCAAGCGTAGTTCTGGTATTCGGACAAGAGTGCAATCAGGTGCAGCCAGAATGAAGCGCTTTCACCATAGCGCTGGTAAATAA
- the hisI gene encoding phosphoribosyl-AMP cyclohydrolase yields the protein MTQSQNIPKSAFTPTPSIQAGPWLDAVIWNEQGLVPVIAQEFGSNDILMMAWMNRDALLETLRLGEAVYWTRSRQKLWHKGEESGHIQKVKEIHLDCDGDTILLIVEQKDGIACHTGQHSCFFQRWDSSKSAWVNESK from the coding sequence ATGACCCAATCCCAAAATATCCCAAAAAGTGCATTTACCCCGACTCCATCTATTCAGGCGGGCCCATGGCTAGACGCTGTTATCTGGAACGAACAGGGCTTGGTACCTGTTATTGCCCAAGAATTCGGCAGTAACGATATTTTGATGATGGCCTGGATGAATCGCGACGCCTTGTTAGAAACCTTGCGATTGGGTGAGGCGGTGTACTGGACACGTTCAAGACAAAAGCTTTGGCACAAGGGTGAAGAATCTGGCCATATCCAGAAAGTGAAAGAGATTCACCTAGACTGCGATGGAGATACGATTTTGCTGATTGTTGAGCAAAAAGATGGCATAGCTTGCCATACTGGCCAGCACAGTTGTTTTTTTCAGCGCTGGGACTCATCCAAGTCTGCTTGGGTGAATGAATCAAAGTAA
- the hisA gene encoding 1-(5-phosphoribosyl)-5-[(5-phosphoribosylamino)methylideneamino]imidazole-4-carboxamide isomerase has protein sequence MLLIPAIDLKDGHCVRLEQGDMDKATVFSEDPGAMAAHWISKGARRLHLVDLNGAFAGKLKNESAIKSILKAVGDEIPVQLGGGIRDLETIERLLDDGVTTVIIGTAAVKNPGFVQDACTAFPGHVMVGLDARDGKVATDGWSKITGHEVIDLAKKFEDWGVEAIIYTDIGRDGMLKGVNVDATIKLAQAIRIPVIASGGLSNNKDIEALCKAEEEGVMGVIAGRSIYSGDLDLAAAQKYADELTLKYAKKII, from the coding sequence ATGCTACTCATACCTGCAATAGATCTTAAAGATGGGCACTGTGTTCGATTAGAACAAGGTGACATGGATAAGGCGACTGTATTCTCTGAAGATCCTGGTGCGATGGCTGCTCACTGGATTAGCAAGGGTGCACGTCGTTTGCATTTAGTTGATCTCAATGGTGCTTTTGCTGGTAAGTTGAAAAATGAATCAGCAATTAAATCGATTCTGAAAGCAGTGGGCGATGAGATTCCGGTGCAGCTTGGCGGTGGTATTCGTGATCTAGAAACAATTGAGCGTTTATTGGATGATGGCGTGACTACGGTGATTATTGGGACTGCTGCGGTGAAAAACCCTGGCTTTGTGCAAGATGCTTGCACTGCATTTCCAGGTCATGTCATGGTAGGTTTAGATGCTCGTGATGGAAAGGTTGCTACAGATGGCTGGAGCAAGATTACAGGTCATGAAGTGATTGATCTTGCTAAAAAGTTTGAAGACTGGGGTGTAGAGGCAATCATCTATACGGATATTGGTCGAGATGGCATGCTCAAAGGCGTCAATGTTGATGCCACGATTAAATTGGCTCAAGCGATTCGCATTCCAGTGATTGCGAGCGGCGGCTTATCTAATAACAAGGATATTGAAGCTCTCTGCAAAGCAGAAGAAGAGGGCGTCATGGGCGTAATTGCTGGCCGCTCAATCTACTCAGGCGATTTAGATTTAGCAGCTGCCCAAAAGTATGCCGACGAATTAACGCTGAAATACGCAAAGAAAATTATCTAG
- a CDS encoding sel1 repeat family protein — protein MASREFLKILSSARTGDVLAQQKLAEAYLTGMFKTPIQPSNALIWLEKSYSSLKGQMFSQESVAGNQITDVLRQIANIPLDQTFNTPGFGFGWNILWELSKSSSAPPEINLQAKWQLASLLINPVHQELQNQIGEWLKKNNGFGDGVESPELGALQKTARQFLIDVAESNQAFAQLAKELLIKLQPKNEALSSLWNDWLENQNEAALIQAAELGLTSAKLTLGLRLAQLDGATKNKSNASLKKAAYWLELAAKNGDRDAWYALGEIYRRPQFSGYNAQESDRCFDRAADLGHPQAQYRKGANLWRKREKLEEKVRGLQASYWVWQSHQQGIAEAEELLAKILKSCPNPTKNDWYELAQFAERAISHHSEHKLDEGWLMLCHRIVLANQFNFSKAELLLCEVSQLQHEHCVVVDIRWELPKILPRLIQIETIQQRRALLAAGKVFASSDLEIEGNLRQRRYRFDQVTDWLSATFAKSIPKQIDPEITELDS, from the coding sequence ATGGCAAGCCGCGAATTCTTAAAAATCCTTAGTTCTGCACGAACAGGTGATGTATTAGCACAACAAAAGCTAGCGGAAGCCTACCTCACGGGTATGTTCAAAACCCCGATTCAACCCTCTAATGCATTGATTTGGCTAGAAAAATCCTATTCTTCTCTCAAAGGTCAAATGTTTAGCCAGGAAAGCGTGGCGGGGAACCAAATAACTGATGTTTTAAGACAAATTGCCAACATCCCCCTTGACCAGACCTTTAATACCCCAGGATTTGGCTTTGGATGGAACATTTTGTGGGAATTATCTAAATCTTCATCAGCGCCCCCCGAAATAAATCTTCAAGCCAAATGGCAACTTGCTAGTCTGCTCATCAATCCAGTTCATCAAGAGCTGCAGAATCAAATTGGCGAATGGCTTAAAAAGAATAATGGCTTTGGCGATGGTGTTGAGTCACCCGAACTAGGTGCTTTGCAAAAAACTGCCCGCCAATTTCTGATAGATGTTGCAGAAAGCAACCAAGCTTTCGCGCAATTAGCTAAAGAGTTACTCATTAAGCTGCAACCCAAAAATGAAGCACTCTCTTCTTTGTGGAACGATTGGCTAGAAAATCAAAATGAAGCAGCGCTCATTCAAGCTGCTGAACTTGGTCTTACATCAGCAAAACTTACTCTTGGCTTACGTCTTGCCCAGCTAGACGGTGCCACAAAAAATAAATCCAATGCATCACTCAAAAAAGCCGCCTACTGGTTAGAGCTTGCTGCCAAAAATGGTGATCGAGATGCGTGGTACGCCTTGGGTGAAATTTATCGACGTCCTCAATTTTCTGGCTACAACGCCCAAGAGAGTGATCGCTGTTTTGATCGAGCTGCTGATCTTGGCCACCCTCAGGCGCAATATCGCAAAGGCGCCAATCTTTGGCGTAAGCGAGAGAAGTTAGAAGAAAAGGTGCGGGGCTTACAAGCCTCATATTGGGTTTGGCAATCCCATCAGCAAGGAATAGCTGAAGCTGAAGAACTATTGGCGAAAATTTTGAAGAGCTGTCCAAATCCCACTAAGAATGATTGGTATGAGCTTGCCCAATTTGCTGAGAGAGCAATTAGTCACCACTCCGAACATAAACTTGATGAGGGTTGGCTCATGCTTTGTCACCGCATCGTCCTCGCAAATCAATTTAACTTTAGTAAGGCAGAATTATTGTTATGTGAAGTTAGTCAATTACAGCATGAGCATTGCGTAGTTGTAGATATTCGCTGGGAGTTGCCAAAGATACTTCCAAGACTCATTCAAATAGAAACGATTCAACAACGTCGCGCCCTGCTAGCAGCTGGAAAGGTCTTCGCAAGCTCTGACCTTGAAATTGAAGGCAATTTACGCCAAAGACGTTATCGCTTTGATCAAGTTACTGACTGGCTAAGCGCCACTTTTGCTAAGAGCATTCCCAAACAAATAGACCCCGAAATTACAGAACTTGACTCTTGA
- a CDS encoding histidine triad nucleotide-binding protein, with translation MSHDPNCLFCKISQGMIPSSKVYEDEEIYAFKDINPAAPVHFLMIPKKHIPMLESAESVDAPLLGRMMELAPRLAKEQGCRPGKDGGFRLMVNNGADGGQEVYHLHLHVMGGPRPWKK, from the coding sequence ATGAGTCACGATCCAAATTGCCTGTTTTGTAAGATTTCTCAAGGAATGATTCCATCCTCAAAGGTATATGAGGATGAAGAAATATATGCATTTAAAGACATCAACCCAGCGGCGCCAGTTCATTTTTTAATGATTCCTAAAAAGCACATTCCCATGCTGGAATCAGCGGAAAGCGTGGATGCCCCCTTGCTAGGTAGAATGATGGAATTAGCACCCCGTCTTGCTAAAGAGCAGGGTTGTCGTCCTGGAAAAGATGGTGGGTTTAGGTTGATGGTGAACAACGGGGCGGATGGCGGTCAAGAGGTTTATCACTTGCATTTGCATGTGATGGGTGGACCCCGACCATGGAAGAAGTAA
- the hisF gene encoding imidazole glycerol phosphate synthase subunit HisF: MLTKRIIPCLDVTAGRVVKGVNFVGLRDAGDPVEIAKRYNTQGADELTFLDITATSDGRDLILHIIEDVASQVFIPLTVGGGVRAVADVRRLLNAGADKVSMNSSAVANPDLVSDAAAYYGSQCIVVAIDAKQTEAGNWEVFTHGGRTPTGKDVVEWACEVTARGAGEILLTSMNRDGSKDGFDLALTAAVSDAVSVPVIASGGVGNLQHLVDGINKGHADAVLAASIFHYGEFTIGQAKEYMAAQGIPVRI; the protein is encoded by the coding sequence GTGCTAACCAAGCGAATTATTCCTTGTCTTGATGTGACTGCGGGAAGAGTTGTTAAGGGCGTTAATTTTGTGGGCTTACGTGATGCTGGTGATCCAGTTGAAATTGCGAAACGCTATAACACTCAGGGTGCTGATGAGCTGACATTCTTAGATATCACTGCAACATCCGATGGTCGTGATTTAATTTTGCACATTATTGAAGATGTAGCTTCACAAGTGTTTATTCCATTAACCGTTGGTGGCGGTGTGCGTGCAGTTGCTGATGTGCGTCGATTACTAAATGCTGGCGCCGATAAAGTCAGCATGAATTCTTCAGCAGTAGCCAATCCTGATTTGGTATCGGATGCTGCGGCATATTATGGCTCGCAGTGCATCGTTGTAGCAATTGATGCTAAACAGACCGAGGCGGGTAATTGGGAGGTGTTTACCCATGGCGGCAGAACACCCACAGGTAAAGATGTGGTTGAGTGGGCATGCGAAGTTACTGCAAGAGGCGCTGGTGAGATTTTGTTAACCAGTATGAATCGTGATGGCAGTAAAGATGGTTTTGACCTTGCCTTAACTGCGGCAGTAAGTGACGCTGTCTCAGTTCCTGTCATCGCTTCTGGCGGGGTCGGTAATTTGCAACATTTAGTAGATGGCATTAACAAAGGTCACGCTGATGCCGTTTTAGCTGCCAGCATCTTTCATTATGGCGAGTTCACCATTGGGCAGGCAAAGGAATATATGGCTGCCCAAGGAATTCCAGTGCGTATTTAG